The following DNA comes from Brassica oleracea var. oleracea cultivar TO1000 unplaced genomic scaffold, BOL UnpScaffold00913, whole genome shotgun sequence.
gACATGTCCTGGGGTAGAATGATACATGCATGGAGGCATTTATATCTACCATATATGTTGTCTGCTTAGTTGTGACATAGACATTTGatctaattttttctttttctcattaatGTTTTGCAGAAGTTACTTTAGGTGCACACATAAATACACTCAAGGGTGCAAGGCGACAAAGCAAGTGCAGGAGTTAGAGCTCGAACCCAGGATGTTCAGTATCACATACATCGGAAACCACACGTGCGACACGGACGAAGTAACACCCTGCAGTATCAATCCTTGTGTTCATCATGATGACGGCATCATGGATTCTGAAGAGTTCAAGTGTCCTAGTTTGAGGACCTcggtgaatgaagaggaagataaCCATCATCATGGTTCGTCCACGGAGAGTGACTTGCAATTGGTGTGGCAAGAAATGTTGGTGTTTGGAGAGGaaaataatcatcatcatcatgatgaTATTTATGGTTGTGGTGAAACTAGTGCATCTATTAATGATTTGGATACCACGGATCTTTGGAGTTGGCAGCGATTTCCGGTTCAACGACAATGAGCAGCTCTCTTACTTCGAACAATGTTCGAACCTAGcttaattttacattattataGTCTAGAATGGAACAtctatattttcattatatagcTCTCTTCTTATATTCTCAtttcttaaattaatttatccTATTTCCAATCCTTTTTCGATGAACATCATTATCATTCATGTTATTCAAAAATACCCGAGTACACAGAATATAATTTATTCGGTACCACTCTACCAATGTTACTCTCAAATTAGTGCATGCagcaataaaaatatatctataatattaaaactgaagt
Coding sequences within:
- the LOC106320407 gene encoding probable WRKY transcription factor 70 isoform X2, which codes for MDIVSNNKAIMLKVMDQLVQGHELATKLQKLLSQHGSGRGPAEDLVAKISASFSDTISALDSFEPIPSYLFTAVEGSQNASCTNDGKLEDSVDSRKRLGPVKGKRGCYKRKSYFRCTHKYTQGCKATKQVQELELEPRMFSITYIGNHTCDTDEVTPCSINPCVHHDDGIMDSEEFKCPSLRTSVNEEEDNHHHGSSTESDLQLVWQEMLVFGEENNHHHHDDIYGCGETSASINDLDTTDLWSWQRFPVQRQ